A window of the Methanocella sp. genome harbors these coding sequences:
- a CDS encoding oligosaccharyl transferase, archaeosortase A system-associated, translating to MAKPGSKSKRAGKKVSGGPKTERQSVEAGKIPSTPAAAQASSPLIDQKAVAAEVPAEKGKTGIIHFIKSHLSVYTIAILAIMAVMLYIRIALPYNTVFTNWPGNYVNIAADDAPMQMRLVYNTLAHFPVRELYDPFTHYPYGSLVHFGPLFTMLIAVPSLILGLGHPSAQLTATVGAYVPAVLGALCAIPTYYVGKKLFGRNTGLLAAVILMFLPGQFLVRSLLGFTDHHVAEVLFSVATIAVLVYALDSAKKAGLSLTRIKDRDFKNIKEPLALALLSGIAFGCYMLSWPGGLLVGFMLFIYFVLQCIIDHVRGKPLDSTLIVAFFMYLVPMVMVLPYSLQYLRFDLVNWSLTQPVILGLALVGIGIVYAVSRILEWGKISRIMYPVALAGIVMVGMLLLYIAVPQLYGIIMAGLGKFQSSGGMLTVGEAWPTYLDRSTGQFSLTAFWYDFDWAFYISILAIFLLAYRAYRDDRPSELMFLVWSVIMLWATFTETRFTYYFAVNAALLTGFVASELFWIASSSEFKDNFMKKVKSPDDLSKFISKNMGQTLVLSMIAAMFILVAVWPVTGLGQNITTLEAQGGPGSMQYEWYDALTWMSNHTPDPQGKTVQSSFDYANGTYAIPSNAGVDQYNYPASAYGVMSWWDYGNVIEYVAHRIPDANPFQDGITEMNGTTGASPFFCSTDENTSVGMLDKLNSRYVVIDNDMAVGKFPAIQDWINDTSGWETLTQSSYIYSDGTGLYSGSGQVPVLQDTDKWNSSIMKRLYFDDADGMGHYRLVYDSAGPYYVNMKVVDRSQGYAGYNNPISFNDLSSATRMYDMYSNYTIASDSSGTRYGYDARQPVKFVKVFEKVKGASITGSAPADASNVTASLTLKTDWGREFAYTETAPVVNGAYNLVVSYPTEKMQGDGYSYGIMPEGEYTISYGNTTKSVNVSENAVMNGDTIRVA from the coding sequence ATGGCAAAACCTGGAAGTAAGAGTAAAAGAGCAGGTAAGAAAGTATCGGGCGGACCGAAAACCGAAAGACAATCAGTCGAGGCCGGCAAGATCCCCAGCACGCCAGCGGCGGCGCAAGCTTCGTCCCCGCTGATAGATCAGAAAGCCGTAGCCGCGGAAGTTCCCGCGGAAAAGGGCAAGACAGGCATCATACATTTCATCAAGTCGCATTTGTCCGTCTATACGATCGCGATCCTGGCCATCATGGCCGTCATGCTCTACATCCGGATCGCTTTACCATATAATACGGTCTTTACGAATTGGCCTGGCAATTACGTGAACATCGCGGCGGATGACGCGCCGATGCAGATGCGTTTGGTCTATAATACCCTCGCGCATTTCCCCGTCCGTGAGCTCTACGACCCGTTCACGCATTATCCCTACGGTAGTCTCGTACACTTCGGGCCGCTATTCACAATGCTCATCGCTGTCCCCTCGCTCATCCTCGGCCTGGGCCATCCCAGCGCCCAGCTAACGGCCACCGTCGGGGCATACGTCCCCGCCGTCCTGGGCGCACTGTGCGCCATACCGACCTATTATGTCGGCAAGAAGCTCTTCGGCAGGAATACCGGCCTGCTGGCCGCAGTGATCCTCATGTTCCTGCCCGGCCAGTTCCTCGTCCGGTCCCTGCTGGGATTCACGGACCACCACGTGGCCGAGGTCCTATTCTCGGTGGCGACCATCGCCGTGCTGGTCTACGCCCTCGACAGCGCAAAAAAGGCCGGGCTAAGCCTCACCCGGATAAAAGATCGTGACTTTAAAAATATCAAGGAGCCGCTGGCCCTGGCGTTACTTTCCGGCATCGCGTTCGGCTGCTATATGCTCTCGTGGCCGGGTGGCCTGCTCGTCGGGTTCATGCTCTTCATATACTTCGTATTGCAGTGTATCATCGACCATGTCCGGGGCAAGCCGCTGGATTCGACGCTCATCGTGGCGTTCTTCATGTACCTGGTGCCCATGGTCATGGTGCTGCCCTACTCGCTGCAGTACCTTCGCTTCGACCTCGTGAACTGGTCGCTCACCCAGCCCGTCATCCTGGGGCTGGCACTCGTGGGCATCGGGATAGTGTATGCCGTCTCGAGGATCCTGGAGTGGGGCAAAATCTCAAGGATCATGTATCCCGTGGCCCTCGCGGGCATCGTGATGGTCGGTATGCTGCTCCTTTACATCGCCGTGCCCCAGTTGTATGGCATCATTATGGCCGGCCTGGGTAAGTTCCAGTCGAGCGGCGGCATGCTGACCGTAGGCGAAGCGTGGCCTACGTACCTCGACCGCTCGACGGGCCAGTTCTCGCTGACCGCTTTCTGGTATGACTTCGACTGGGCCTTCTATATCTCAATCCTGGCGATCTTCCTCCTCGCCTACCGGGCCTACCGGGATGACCGCCCGAGTGAGCTCATGTTTCTCGTATGGAGCGTGATCATGCTGTGGGCGACGTTCACCGAGACCCGCTTTACCTACTACTTCGCGGTGAACGCGGCCCTGCTCACCGGCTTCGTTGCCAGCGAGCTCTTCTGGATAGCCAGTTCTTCGGAGTTCAAGGATAATTTCATGAAAAAAGTCAAATCGCCGGATGATCTTTCGAAATTTATCTCGAAGAATATGGGCCAGACGCTGGTGCTGTCGATGATCGCGGCCATGTTCATCCTGGTCGCGGTCTGGCCGGTCACCGGCCTCGGCCAGAATATCACCACCCTGGAAGCCCAGGGTGGTCCGGGAAGCATGCAGTACGAGTGGTACGACGCCCTCACATGGATGAGCAATCACACGCCTGACCCGCAGGGAAAGACGGTACAGTCGAGCTTCGACTATGCCAACGGCACGTATGCCATCCCTTCGAATGCGGGCGTTGACCAGTATAATTACCCGGCCAGTGCCTACGGCGTCATGAGCTGGTGGGACTACGGCAACGTCATCGAGTACGTAGCCCACCGCATCCCGGACGCGAACCCGTTCCAGGACGGGATCACCGAGATGAACGGCACGACCGGCGCTTCGCCGTTCTTCTGCTCAACGGACGAGAATACGAGCGTCGGGATGCTCGATAAGCTGAACAGCCGGTACGTGGTCATAGACAACGATATGGCCGTGGGCAAATTCCCGGCCATCCAGGACTGGATCAACGATACTTCCGGCTGGGAAACTCTGACGCAATCCAGCTATATCTACTCTGACGGCACGGGCCTGTATTCGGGCAGCGGCCAGGTGCCCGTGCTGCAGGATACGGATAAGTGGAACAGCTCGATCATGAAGCGTCTCTACTTTGACGACGCCGACGGCATGGGCCACTACCGGCTCGTCTACGATTCCGCGGGCCCGTACTACGTGAACATGAAGGTCGTCGACCGGTCGCAGGGCTATGCCGGCTACAATAACCCGATATCCTTCAACGACCTGTCGAGCGCCACCCGGATGTACGACATGTACAGCAATTATACCATTGCGTCGGACTCTTCGGGCACCAGGTACGGTTACGATGCCAGGCAGCCCGTCAAGTTCGTCAAGGTCTTCGAAAAGGTCAAGGGCGCGTCGATCACCGGAAGCGCCCCCGCGGACGCCTCAAATGTGACGGCATCGCTGACGCTTAAGACCGACTGGGGCCGAGAGTTCGCATACACGGAAACGGCTCCCGTTGTTAACGGCGCATACAACCTTGTCGTATCATATCCGACCGAGAAGATGCAGGGCGATGGTTACTCCTACGGCATCATGCCAGAGGGCGAGTACACCATCAGTTATGGCAACACGACAAAGAGCGTGAACGTAAGCGAGAATGCAGTTATGAATGGAGATACAATACGGGTAGCATAA
- a CDS encoding ferritin-like domain-containing protein, which translates to MDKSAQFNDIGKPTMDHKELDFGGDDLKGMLERQIALETADVEKYKHRIETIDDPEVVGVLRHILDEEKRHRKEFKERRQNICELTTDPPIGQLTTRFYILLFKGSMGLILISKIR; encoded by the coding sequence ATGGATAAATCCGCCCAGTTTAATGATATCGGCAAGCCCACGATGGATCATAAGGAACTCGACTTTGGCGGCGACGACCTTAAGGGCATGCTGGAAAGGCAGATCGCCCTGGAAACGGCGGACGTCGAAAAGTACAAGCACCGGATCGAGACCATCGACGACCCGGAGGTCGTCGGCGTCCTGAGGCATATCCTGGACGAGGAAAAGCGTCACCGGAAAGAGTTCAAAGAACGGCGACAAAATATATGTGAACTGACTACCGACCCCCCAATCGGTCAGTTGACCACGCGCTTTTACATTTTACTTTTTAAAGGTTCAATGGGTTTAATCCTAATTTCGAAAATACGTTGA
- a CDS encoding peptidase MA family metallohydrolase, with amino-acid sequence MRSIPTTLGYLALVIIILSAASPSVSATSMQYAPPPPGDFMLYKSDHFDIYYDSTRITDVSGVVMAANAAYANVTAFYGSYDYHDRIILASSHEQYANILLNYLTNENISESNVASAWGDADSGTIVIEVPDQLPNFTTVLTHQFAEIVLRTRLISNKYTVPAWFSEGLAIFISGDLSDSGKALVEDACRNGKMMTVAQMNEILSNANDPSVSPDEAKMAEAQSGMLMQYIAQKYGADSLNLIIQDYGSLNDLDKSFMRHLGYGPEGINIDWQNELKGELNIRDGIVTSENAHGYVTDAGGKPIANQTITFTCMRNDSAVLGKIYTATTNSSGFYSLNLTYGLFKVQIHSPGYADLLDSITLQKGELRLYNITLANAETVTATPIQNMTQNVAANPEAADNSLIYMALGAVNVLAILLIAFIFLRVRK; translated from the coding sequence ATGAGATCTATACCGACAACGCTTGGCTATCTGGCACTGGTAATCATTATTTTGAGCGCGGCATCGCCATCAGTGTCTGCGACCTCCATGCAGTATGCGCCGCCTCCGCCCGGCGACTTCATGCTGTATAAGTCAGACCACTTCGACATTTACTATGATTCGACACGCATCACCGACGTGAGCGGCGTGGTCATGGCGGCCAACGCGGCCTACGCGAACGTGACGGCTTTTTACGGCAGCTACGATTACCATGACCGGATCATCCTGGCCTCGAGCCATGAACAGTACGCCAATATCCTGCTCAATTACCTGACCAATGAGAATATATCGGAGAGTAATGTGGCGAGCGCCTGGGGCGATGCGGATAGCGGCACCATCGTGATCGAAGTGCCCGACCAGCTTCCGAATTTCACCACGGTGCTGACCCACCAGTTCGCGGAGATCGTCCTGCGCACCAGGCTCATCAGCAACAAGTATACCGTGCCAGCCTGGTTCTCGGAGGGCCTGGCGATCTTCATCTCGGGCGACCTTTCAGATTCGGGAAAGGCGCTGGTCGAGGATGCCTGCCGAAATGGCAAGATGATGACGGTAGCCCAGATGAACGAGATATTGAGCAATGCGAACGACCCGTCTGTCAGCCCGGACGAGGCTAAAATGGCCGAAGCCCAGTCAGGCATGCTCATGCAATATATCGCGCAAAAATACGGCGCCGACAGCTTAAATCTCATCATACAGGACTACGGGTCGCTGAACGACCTGGATAAATCTTTTATGAGGCACCTCGGATACGGGCCCGAAGGCATTAACATCGACTGGCAGAACGAGCTGAAGGGCGAGCTGAACATCCGTGACGGCATCGTGACCTCGGAGAACGCCCATGGCTACGTGACCGATGCCGGTGGCAAGCCCATCGCGAACCAGACGATCACTTTTACGTGTATGAGGAACGACTCAGCGGTTCTCGGCAAGATCTACACGGCGACGACTAACAGCTCGGGCTTTTATAGCCTGAACCTGACATACGGCCTGTTTAAGGTCCAGATACACAGCCCGGGCTACGCGGACCTGCTGGACTCGATCACGCTGCAAAAGGGCGAGCTCCGCCTCTATAACATCACGCTCGCGAATGCAGAGACAGTGACTGCGACGCCGATCCAGAATATGACCCAGAACGTCGCAGCGAACCCGGAGGCAGCGGATAATAGTCTGATCTACATGGCGCTGGGCGCGGTCAACGTGCTGGCGATTTTGCTTATCGCCTTTATCTTCCTGCGGGTCAGGAAATAG
- a CDS encoding fasciclin domain-containing protein: MSNCMGGMRLLIRGNIGPMPGVVNITFISHGSFIFLAKLNSRKPDSKQWWIKVTEVIRPLNDMTAAEVLSEEGEFTNFIRAMEISGVGGLLEKKGPYTVFAPMDDVFNMEMLGGMIGSAKLDVVLGQFIVPGKYMLADLRSLQMLKTVSGYPLIITTDDGIKVNGLRIFKPDLPYNKGIIHEVAKGVRP, translated from the coding sequence GTGAGTAACTGCATGGGGGGCATGCGGCTGCTCATAAGGGGAAATATTGGCCCCATGCCAGGCGTCGTGAACATCACGTTCATCTCCCATGGCTCTTTTATTTTTTTAGCAAAGTTAAATAGCCGGAAGCCTGATTCTAAGCAGTGGTGGATAAAAGTGACAGAAGTGATCAGGCCCTTGAACGATATGACCGCGGCAGAGGTGCTCTCGGAAGAGGGCGAATTCACGAACTTTATCCGGGCAATGGAGATATCGGGCGTTGGCGGCCTGCTCGAAAAGAAGGGGCCCTACACCGTGTTCGCTCCGATGGACGACGTCTTCAACATGGAAATGTTAGGCGGCATGATCGGGTCTGCGAAGCTGGACGTCGTTCTCGGGCAATTCATCGTCCCGGGAAAATATATGCTGGCAGACCTCCGCTCCCTCCAGATGCTAAAGACGGTAAGCGGATATCCGCTGATCATAACCACGGACGATGGCATCAAGGTCAACGGGCTGAGGATATTCAAGCCCGACCTGCCATATAACAAGGGCATAATCCACGAGGTCGCAAAAGGAGTAAGGCCTTAA
- a CDS encoding TspO/MBR family protein, whose amino-acid sequence MKFNDIVKLLVAFAASFLAAAIGSIFTFTSIATWYAALNKPFFTPPNWLFGPAWTILYILMAVALFLIWRLPESKARNQAMALFAGQLITNVLWSVGFFGLHNILLGVALILVLLALIVLTTYEFYKLSKPAAYAMVPYILWVCFATCLNVAVFFLNL is encoded by the coding sequence ATGAAGTTCAACGATATCGTGAAGCTCCTGGTCGCCTTCGCCGCGAGCTTTTTAGCGGCGGCCATCGGCTCGATCTTCACATTTACGAGCATTGCCACCTGGTACGCGGCATTGAACAAGCCTTTCTTCACGCCGCCGAACTGGCTCTTCGGCCCCGCATGGACGATACTATATATCCTGATGGCCGTCGCGCTCTTCCTCATCTGGCGGCTGCCCGAGAGCAAGGCCCGGAACCAGGCGATGGCGCTGTTCGCGGGCCAGCTTATCACGAACGTGCTCTGGTCGGTCGGATTCTTCGGCCTCCACAACATCCTGCTGGGCGTCGCCCTCATCCTGGTGCTGCTCGCCCTCATCGTGCTGACGACGTACGAGTTCTATAAGCTCTCGAAGCCGGCGGCATATGCCATGGTGCCTTATATCCTGTGGGTCTGCTTCGCCACGTGCCTTAATGTGGCCGTATTCTTCTTAAATCTGTAG
- the ftsA gene encoding coenzyme F390 synthetase, whose translation MAYFNEPVETMGRTELNALIDERTRYTVRYAAERSPFYRQWFRDNGVDVSSIRTHEDLLRLPIVSGQTIRNNQPPATEDFRFRSTDWRDIFTIHETSGTSGTPKSFFLTYDDWKRYAEKYARFFVAQGFGPGDRLIVCASYGMNVGANTMTLAAHRIGLTIVPEGRCNFPVRIIKSYRPTGIVGSVFKLLRLGRRMGAEGLDPKDSGIERLVAGGESFAKESREYLEELWGCKAYNTYGSTEGTMCGECGVQNGLHVPEDMVHVDVYDPAMKKFVPDGECGRMVLTTLLPVGGRCGTLLINYDTEDTTVVMSREKCACGRTHMRIFYPQREAETIWVAGAPFNRVDVESGVFQRENMEYLTGEYEAFVDLEGGVTTMKLNLECFDPEKLSRRPVEERFTEAFLKYKPGLARAFGEGAFKLSFSFLAPGRLEFYQKKGRPKRIVDRR comes from the coding sequence ATGGCATATTTCAACGAGCCCGTGGAGACGATGGGGCGAACAGAGCTCAACGCCCTCATCGATGAGCGAACCCGATATACGGTCCGCTATGCCGCAGAGCGCTCGCCTTTTTACCGCCAGTGGTTCCGGGATAACGGGGTCGACGTCTCGTCCATCCGCACGCATGAAGACCTGTTGAGGCTGCCCATCGTGTCCGGCCAGACCATCCGGAATAATCAGCCCCCTGCCACGGAGGATTTCCGGTTCCGGAGCACGGACTGGCGGGACATTTTCACCATCCACGAGACCAGCGGCACCAGCGGCACGCCCAAGTCGTTCTTTTTGACGTACGACGACTGGAAGCGGTATGCCGAAAAGTACGCCCGGTTCTTCGTAGCCCAGGGCTTTGGCCCCGGGGATCGACTCATCGTCTGCGCGTCCTATGGCATGAACGTGGGCGCGAACACCATGACCCTCGCCGCCCATCGAATAGGCCTCACCATCGTGCCGGAAGGCAGGTGCAATTTCCCCGTGCGCATCATCAAGAGTTACCGGCCAACGGGGATCGTGGGCAGTGTCTTTAAGCTGCTCCGCCTGGGCCGGCGAATGGGGGCAGAGGGCTTAGACCCGAAGGATTCAGGCATCGAAAGGCTCGTCGCCGGCGGCGAAAGCTTCGCGAAGGAATCCCGTGAATATCTGGAGGAGCTCTGGGGCTGTAAGGCGTATAACACGTACGGGAGCACCGAGGGTACCATGTGCGGCGAGTGCGGCGTGCAGAACGGCCTGCACGTCCCCGAAGATATGGTGCACGTGGACGTGTACGACCCGGCGATGAAAAAGTTCGTCCCTGACGGAGAGTGCGGCCGTATGGTACTGACGACGCTGCTGCCCGTCGGCGGCAGGTGCGGCACGCTGCTCATCAACTACGATACCGAGGACACGACCGTCGTCATGTCCCGGGAAAAATGCGCATGCGGGCGGACCCATATGCGTATCTTTTACCCGCAGCGCGAAGCCGAGACCATCTGGGTAGCCGGCGCCCCTTTCAACCGCGTGGACGTGGAGTCGGGCGTTTTCCAGCGCGAGAACATGGAGTACCTGACGGGCGAGTACGAGGCCTTCGTCGATCTCGAAGGCGGCGTGACCACGATGAAGCTCAACCTGGAGTGCTTCGACCCGGAGAAGCTAAGCCGCCGGCCCGTGGAAGAGCGCTTCACCGAGGCCTTCTTAAAGTATAAGCCGGGGCTTGCCCGTGCTTTTGGGGAAGGCGCGTTCAAGCTATCCTTTAGTTTCCTGGCTCCGGGCAGGCTTGAGTTTTACCAGAAGAAGGGCAGGCCGAAGCGCATCGTCGACCGTAGATAA